Proteins encoded together in one Rhipicephalus sanguineus isolate Rsan-2018 chromosome 9, BIME_Rsan_1.4, whole genome shotgun sequence window:
- the LOC119405088 gene encoding protein mago nashi homolog: MTSTDFYLRYYVGHKGKFGHEFLEFEFRPDGKLRYANNSNYKNDTMIRKEAYVHKCVMEELKRIIDDSEIMREDDGMWPHPDRIGRQELEIVMGDEHVSFTTSKIGSLVDVNQSKDPEGLRCFYYLVQDLKCLVFSLIGLHFKIKPI, encoded by the exons ATGACTTCCACGGACTTTTACCTGCGTTATTACGTCGGTCACAAGGGCAAATTCGGCCACGAATTCCTCGAGTTTGAGTTTCGGCCAGATG GCAAACTGCGGTACGCGAACAACTCGAACTACAAGAACGACACCATGATCCGGAAAGAG GCCTACGTGCACAAGTGTGTCATGGAAGAGCTGAAGCGCATCATCGACGACTCTGAAATCATGCGTGAAGATGATGGAATGTGGCCCCACCCAGACCGCATTGGACGACAG GAGCTGGAAATTGTAATGGGTGACGAGCACGTGTCATTCACGACGTCCAAGATCGGCTCGCTGGTGGACGTCAACCAGAGCAAGGATCCCGAGGGTCTGCGCTGCTTTTACTACCTGGTGCAGGACCTCAAATGCCTCGTCTTCTCCCTCATTGGCCTGCACTTCAAGATCAAGCCCATCTAG
- the LOC119405086 gene encoding ER membrane protein complex subunit 6: MAEYRSKVRSKKEKSGETIAYSEAAMRHNGAVLEYCRTSLAALSGCTAGILGLTGLWGFLFYFATALALWLMLVLRTMNTWHRFLRSRTTFLTTGLFGGLFTYVLFWTFFYGIVHVY; the protein is encoded by the coding sequence ATGGCGGAATACAGAAGCAAGGTGCGCTCGAAGAAGGAAAAATCAGGCGAGACTATCGCGTACAGCGAGGCTGCCATGCGGCACAACGGCGCAGTGCTCGAGTACTGCCGGACGTCGCTGGCCGCGCTGTCCGGTTGCACTGCCGGCATCCTGGGTCTGACGGGCCTCTGGGGTTTCCTCTTCTATTTCGCCACGGCGCTGGCGCTATGGCTCATGCTTGTGCTGCGCACCATGAATACCTGGCACCGTTTCCTGCGTAGCCGCACTACCTTCCTCACGACGGGACTGTTCGGCGGGCTGTTCACCTACGTTCTCTTCTGGACCTTCTTCTACGGCATTGTTCATGTGTACTAA